From Vitis vinifera cultivar Pinot Noir 40024 chromosome 5, ASM3070453v1, the proteins below share one genomic window:
- the LOC100244703 gene encoding probable pectinesterase/pectinesterase inhibitor 35, producing the protein MFHQRPSSSHGGTPSKHLSWGCTIFLVLALTTAVSGLASSSHTSTVPKASMEAIVSAACKATFYQTACQSALLSSTNGAVPQTQADLFDLSVQFSLNQARSARAHVHDLRLLDHKTQIVRGTDDCMELLDDTLDQLTNVANRRKTLIEDPDDVQTWLSAALTNQATCLESIQTYQTGGQNGLMRPMAQNLTYSISNSLALHMSTRPSKEAQRTNTAGHHRRLLSDRFPGWVTAAERKLLEASVEEIGATAVVAKDGSGTHKTIGEALAMVVTLEGEGRTVIHVKAGTYDEGLKIPSSQKNVMLVGDGKGKTVIVGHKSYAGGSSTYDSATVGVMGDGFIARDITIENDAGPGKGQAVALRVGSDRSVVFRCSIIGYQDTLYTLSKRQFYRETDIYGTVDFIFGNSAVVFQSCNLNARKSSNNNFVTAQGREDPNQNTGISIHNCKITTEGSTTYLGRPWKKYSRTVIMQSYLDGSIPPSGWYPWSGSFALSTLFYGEYMNAGPGASTSGRVKWGGYQGELTASVAQEFTVGEFISGNAWLPSTGVSFDSGLIN; encoded by the exons ATGTTTCATCAAAGACCAAGCTCCTCCCATGGTGGCACACCAAGCAAACACCTTTCATGGGGGTGCACAATCTTTCTAGTGTTGGCCTTAACCACTGCAGTTTCAGGCTTAGCCTCATCCTCCCACACCTCCACAGTCCCTAAAGCCTCTATGGAAGCCATTGTCTCTGCAGCTTGCAAAGCCACCTTCTACCAAACAGCATGCCAGTCAGCTCTCCTCTCATCCACCAATGGCGCTGTCCCTCAAACCCAGGCCGACCTCTTCGATCTTTCAGTGCAGTTCAGCCTCAACCAAGCGCGATCAGCCCGTGCCCATGTTCATGATCTCAGGCTGCTTGATCACAAGACTCAGATCGTTCGCGGCACCGATGACTGTATGGAGCTACTTGATGACACTCTAGACCAACTCACCAACGTCGCGAACCGCCGCAAAACCCTAATCGAAGATCCCGACGACGTCCAAACTTGGCTCAGCGCTGCGCTGACCAACCAAGCTACATGCCTGGAGAGCATCCAGACTTACCAGACTGGAGGCCAAAATGGTCTAATGCGGCCCATGGCACAAAATTTGACCTACTCCATCAGCAATTCTCTAGCACTCCATATGTCCACAAGGCCATCAAAGGAGGCACAAAGAACCAACACCGCCGGCCACCACCGGAGGCTGCTGTCGGATAGGTTTCCGGGGTGGGTGACGGCGGCGGAAAGGAAGCTTCTGGAAGCTTCTGTAGAGGAGATTGGGGCCACTGCAGTGGTGGCCAAGGATGGCAGTGGGACACACAAGACAATTGGTGAGGCTTTAGCGATGGTGGTCACATTGGAGGGCGAGGGTAGAACCGTAATTCACGTGAAAGCTGGGACTTATGACGAGGGTCTTAAGATCCCTTCCAGCCAAAAAAACGTTATGTTAGTAGGTGACGGGAAGGGCAAAACCGTCATTGTGGGTCACAAAAGTTACGCTGGCGGCTCCTCAACCTACGATTCCGCCACCGTCG GTGTGATGGGCGATGGATTCATTGCTCGGGACATAACCATTGAGAACGATGCGGGTCCGGGCAAGGGGCAGGCTGTTGCCCTTCGAGTCGGATCGGATCGATCTGTGGTCTTCCGATGCTCCATTATCGGTTACCAGGACACCCTCTACACTCTCTCCAAGCGTCAATTCTACAGAGAGACTGATATATATGGGACCGTAGACTTCATTTTCGGAAACTCCGCGGTTGTCTTCCAGAGCTGCAACCTTAACGCCAGAAAATCCAGCAATAACAACTTCGTGACGGCCCAGGGCCGGGAGGATCCCAATCAGAACACCGGAATCTCGATACATAACTGCAAGATCACGACAGAGGGGTCCACCACGTATCTTGGCCGACCCTGGAAGAAGTATTCCAGAACTGTGATCATGCAGTCATACTTGGATGGCTCAATTCCCCCTTCCGGGTGGTATCCCTGGTCTGGAAGCTTTGCCCTGAGCACATTGTTTTACGGCGAGTACATGAATGCAGGGCCTGGGGCGTCAACGTCCGGGCGGGTCAAGTGGGGTGGGTACCAGGGTGAACTCACGGCCAGTGTCGCTCAAGAGTTCACTGTTGGGGAATTCATATCTGGGAACGCCTGGCTGCCCTCGACTGGGGTATCTTTCGATTCAGGGCTGATTAATTAG